From one Streptomyces sp. CA-210063 genomic stretch:
- a CDS encoding PrsW family glutamic-type intramembrane protease: MKGSHSPLLRDDPLVRARALLIARTAIAVYLVELLLNLSRPHLLPDEPALSIFYDLPGSSGSFGRLLSTPELVFWIVLVGIVVGAGIQIFAAVTARRQGGASDGGRRAIALTWFTLGCLLLPFGLISLTVVFEFFPIALLCVPSTVLVLLLLRAVVRFGAVSWTALLLAFAWGALIVFGLGRAYTSLAFGTVYGYLGPSADTDFSGVTDLSAFTKGLDHTIDLLIVHLGVVNECIVAAGVVLLLTLLRHRITDAVTGLVLGAAIGLGHTFVESVLIIKLYGSLGVFFGPTSGFEYWIRQSIGLLGGPVTFGALIGAGFGAAVGAQRRGRLVVASLVAAIGGAIAAEVLSGWLAGEVSGHVEVGSAFDTLVVSPFFWLLPQLPFIALAVALLVTGLRSRALVLRNAVVAETTAEGPITEAEAPVLVSPVLRFWAVVSTWRVYGRSTALALHRLQSAQLELASWRVRQDPETEAEGDELRARVIRGKVRLQVMNP; this comes from the coding sequence GTGAAGGGTTCGCATTCCCCGCTGCTCCGGGACGACCCGCTGGTACGGGCGCGGGCGCTGCTGATCGCGCGTACCGCCATCGCCGTATATCTGGTCGAGTTGCTGCTCAACCTGTCCCGGCCGCATCTACTGCCCGACGAGCCGGCTCTGTCGATCTTCTACGACTTGCCCGGATCATCCGGATCTTTCGGCCGACTCCTCTCCACGCCGGAGCTCGTCTTCTGGATCGTGCTGGTGGGCATCGTGGTGGGCGCGGGCATCCAGATCTTCGCCGCGGTGACGGCACGCCGACAAGGCGGCGCGAGCGATGGAGGGCGGCGTGCGATCGCGCTGACCTGGTTCACCCTGGGCTGCCTGCTGCTGCCGTTCGGGCTGATATCCCTGACCGTCGTCTTCGAGTTCTTCCCGATCGCCCTGCTGTGCGTGCCCAGCACCGTACTGGTCCTGCTCCTGCTGCGCGCGGTAGTGCGGTTCGGCGCGGTGTCATGGACGGCGCTACTGCTCGCGTTCGCCTGGGGCGCGCTGATCGTCTTCGGGCTCGGACGGGCATACACCAGCCTGGCGTTCGGCACGGTCTACGGCTACCTGGGCCCCAGCGCCGACACCGACTTCAGTGGCGTGACCGACCTCAGCGCCTTCACCAAGGGGCTCGACCACACCATCGACCTGCTGATCGTCCACCTCGGCGTCGTCAACGAGTGCATCGTCGCGGCCGGTGTCGTCCTGCTGCTGACGCTGCTGCGCCATCGCATCACCGATGCGGTGACCGGTTTGGTCCTCGGCGCCGCGATCGGACTCGGGCACACCTTCGTGGAAAGCGTCCTGATCATCAAGCTCTACGGCTCGCTGGGCGTCTTCTTCGGGCCCACCAGCGGCTTTGAGTACTGGATCCGCCAGTCGATCGGCCTGCTCGGCGGGCCGGTGACGTTCGGGGCGCTGATCGGGGCCGGGTTCGGCGCGGCGGTGGGTGCCCAGCGGCGCGGGAGGCTCGTCGTGGCGAGCCTGGTCGCGGCCATCGGCGGGGCGATCGCGGCCGAGGTCCTGTCGGGCTGGCTGGCGGGCGAGGTCAGTGGCCACGTTGAGGTCGGCAGCGCGTTCGACACCCTGGTGGTCTCGCCGTTCTTCTGGCTGCTGCCACAACTGCCGTTCATCGCGCTGGCCGTGGCCCTCCTCGTGACAGGCCTGCGCTCGCGCGCGCTGGTGCTGCGGAACGCGGTGGTGGCCGAGACCACGGCGGAGGGGCCCATCACCGAGGCGGAGGCGCCGGTCCTCGTCTCGCCCGTGCTGCGGTTCTGGGCGGTGGTGAGCACCTGGCGCGTGTACGGCCGGAGCACGGCGCTGGCCCTGCACCGCCTGCAGTCCGCCCAGTTGGAACTCGCGAGCTGGCGGGTGCGACAGGATCCGGAAACCGAGGCCGAGGGGGACGAGTTGAGGGCACGCGTCATACGAGGGAAGGTCCGGCTCCAGGTGATGAACCCGTGA